A single Prevotella sp. E15-22 DNA region contains:
- a CDS encoding PLP-dependent aspartate aminotransferase family protein, whose product MNKQTIAINNPYVRPDVYGALAVPVYNNVAFEFEDAAEMADAFCNRIKAPDYARVENPTVTNFEQRVKALTGADHVTAFNSGMAAISNTLLAVSEQGKNIVSSRHLFGNTLALITTTLKRFGVEPRLRDLTNVEAVAKAIDDKTCAVFLEVVTNPQLEVANLKAIAEIAHSKGVPVIADSTVIPFTETNLKTLGVDVEVVSSTKYLSGGGTSLGGLVIDYGTFPEINKRLKYELLFNLGAYMTPQAAYMQTLGLETLDVRYQRQASNALWLAQELSKVVKVNYVGLDSNPYHALAQQQFGPTAGAMFTIDLDSKEACFRFLNRLKLVHRATNLFDSRTLAIHPASTIFGNFPEAQLNEMDVHQTTIRLSIGLEDKEDILADIKQALA is encoded by the coding sequence ATGAACAAACAGACAATTGCAATAAATAACCCATATGTACGGCCAGATGTCTACGGAGCGCTGGCCGTACCTGTTTATAATAACGTGGCGTTCGAGTTTGAGGATGCGGCCGAGATGGCGGATGCCTTTTGTAATCGCATCAAGGCACCCGACTACGCACGTGTAGAAAATCCCACAGTGACCAACTTCGAGCAGCGTGTGAAGGCGCTGACGGGGGCCGACCACGTGACGGCCTTCAACTCGGGTATGGCTGCTATCAGTAACACCCTGCTGGCAGTGAGCGAGCAGGGTAAGAACATCGTGTCGTCACGCCATCTGTTTGGCAACACGCTGGCCCTCATCACCACCACCCTTAAGCGCTTTGGCGTGGAGCCACGACTACGTGACCTCACCAACGTGGAGGCTGTGGCCAAGGCTATCGACGACAAGACGTGTGCAGTGTTTCTTGAGGTGGTGACCAACCCACAATTGGAGGTGGCCAACCTGAAGGCTATTGCCGAGATTGCCCACAGCAAGGGTGTGCCCGTGATTGCTGACTCTACAGTCATTCCTTTCACAGAAACGAACCTGAAAACATTGGGCGTTGACGTGGAGGTGGTGTCGAGCACGAAGTATCTCTCAGGGGGCGGCACGTCGCTGGGTGGACTGGTCATCGACTATGGCACCTTCCCTGAGATCAACAAGCGGTTGAAATATGAACTGCTGTTCAACCTGGGGGCTTACATGACACCACAGGCTGCCTATATGCAAACGCTGGGACTGGAAACACTCGACGTGCGCTATCAGCGTCAGGCTAGCAACGCCTTGTGGCTGGCGCAGGAGTTAAGTAAGGTGGTGAAAGTGAACTATGTGGGGCTGGACAGCAACCCCTATCACGCCCTCGCCCAACAGCAGTTTGGACCAACGGCAGGTGCTATGTTCACCATCGACCTGGATTCAAAAGAGGCGTGTTTCCGTTTTCTGAACCGTTTAAAACTGGTACATCGCGCCACGAACCTCTTCGACAGTCGCACGCTGGCCATCCATCCGGCCTCAACTATCTTCGGCAACTTCCCTGAGGCGCAACTGAATGAGATGGACGTACATCAGACCACCATCCGTCTGTCTATAGGATTGGAAGACAAAGAGGATATTCTCGCAGACATCAAACAGGCACTCGCATGA
- a CDS encoding MalY/PatB family protein — protein sequence MTYDFDKIIDRTGSGDLKHGVLKERYGRDDLLPLWVADMDFETPQFITDALRQRLEHSLFGYTVVPDELWTSIIQWIRDHHQWEVKREWLTYIPGIVKGIGMAINVFVKEDEKVIIQPPVYHPFRLTPQGNGRKVVYNPLKEVDGTYEMDFEQLAEVVDDKCRLLILSNPHNPAGVCWPKETLQRLAHFCFEHNIIVISDEIHADMALFGNKHIPFASVSNEAAQISITFGAPSKTFNIAGIVSSYAIVPNDSLRRRFYTWLEANELNDPPLFSPIATIAAYTQGEDYRQQMLSYIEDNIRFVEDYCREHLPQIKPWRPQASFLVWLDCRALGLSHDALVDIFVNHAHLALNDGAMFGIGGSGFMRLNVGTPRAVLLQALEQLFQAL from the coding sequence ATGACATACGACTTCGATAAGATTATTGATCGTACGGGCAGTGGCGACTTGAAGCATGGGGTACTCAAGGAGCGTTATGGACGTGATGACTTGCTGCCCCTGTGGGTGGCCGACATGGACTTTGAAACGCCTCAGTTTATCACGGACGCCCTGCGTCAACGCTTGGAGCATTCGTTGTTTGGCTATACGGTGGTGCCCGATGAGTTGTGGACCAGCATCATCCAGTGGATTCGCGACCATCATCAATGGGAGGTGAAGCGCGAATGGCTCACCTATATCCCAGGAATCGTGAAGGGCATCGGCATGGCCATCAACGTATTTGTGAAGGAGGACGAGAAGGTGATTATCCAGCCTCCCGTCTATCATCCTTTCCGCCTGACGCCCCAAGGTAATGGACGCAAGGTGGTCTATAACCCCCTGAAAGAGGTGGATGGAACCTACGAGATGGACTTTGAGCAGTTGGCCGAGGTTGTCGACGACAAGTGCCGACTGCTGATTCTGAGTAATCCACACAACCCTGCTGGCGTATGCTGGCCAAAGGAAACATTGCAAAGACTGGCTCATTTCTGCTTCGAGCACAACATCATTGTCATTTCCGACGAGATTCATGCCGACATGGCACTCTTTGGCAACAAGCATATTCCCTTCGCCTCAGTGAGCAACGAGGCTGCCCAGATCAGCATCACCTTCGGCGCTCCCTCGAAGACGTTTAACATCGCTGGCATCGTGAGTAGCTATGCCATTGTGCCCAACGACTCGCTGCGTCGCCGCTTCTATACCTGGCTCGAGGCCAACGAACTCAACGACCCGCCTCTATTCTCGCCTATTGCCACCATCGCAGCCTATACGCAGGGAGAGGACTATCGCCAGCAGATGCTCAGCTATATCGAGGATAACATCCGCTTCGTGGAGGACTACTGCAGGGAGCATCTGCCTCAGATAAAGCCTTGGCGCCCACAGGCATCCTTCCTTGTCTGGCTCGACTGTCGCGCCCTGGGACTCAGTCACGATGCGCTCGTAGACATCTTTGTCAACCATGCCCACCTGGCCCTGAACGATGGTGCCATGTTTGGCATCGGCGGCTCTGGCTTCATGCGCCTCAACGTTGGCACGCCTCGCGCTGTCCTCCTTCAGGCTTTGGAGCAGTTGTTCCAGGCGCTCTGA
- the preA gene encoding NAD-dependent dihydropyrimidine dehydrogenase subunit PreA — translation MNIYEEANRCLLCQDAPCTKACKTGDPARAIRAIRFDNHKPALQWVKDCSDGDLERAEQACIHYNWPIRIKEMVHAIHKDDVDESQYPPLDITFCGIKCENPFFLASSAVCTNYEMVSHAFDAGWAGVFYKTICLQEIKEVSPRFDAMHNNATHGDFYGFRNMEQLSENPVEMDFDILRRLKRDYPTKVVVASIMGQTEEEWISLAKMAEEAGCDAVELNFSCPQMKHKGMGSDVGQSPELVKTYTACVKRNVKIPVIPKMTPNITHITEPAEACLQAGADAISAINTIKSVTMDTGAEVAGQRTISGYSGRAVRPIALRHVLELAQMPEKPVLSGIGGIETWRDALEFIQLGCSNVQVCTAVMQYGYRIIDDLVLGMRRYLAKRGLKSLAPLVGESLPLFLKPDSLNRDTIVYPKFNHELCVGCGRCEMSCNDGGHQAIVFDHDSRRPRLVGTRCVGCHLCRLVCPAGAIGQSKRVALRPK, via the coding sequence GTGAACATCTATGAAGAGGCCAACCGCTGTCTGCTCTGCCAGGATGCTCCCTGCACCAAAGCCTGCAAAACAGGCGACCCTGCACGCGCCATCCGTGCCATCCGCTTTGATAACCACAAGCCCGCCCTACAATGGGTGAAGGACTGCAGCGACGGCGACCTGGAGCGCGCCGAGCAGGCCTGTATCCACTATAACTGGCCCATCCGCATCAAGGAGATGGTGCATGCCATCCACAAGGACGACGTTGACGAGAGCCAGTATCCACCACTCGACATCACCTTCTGTGGCATCAAGTGCGAGAATCCGTTCTTCCTGGCCTCATCGGCTGTGTGTACGAACTACGAGATGGTTTCTCATGCCTTCGATGCTGGATGGGCAGGCGTCTTCTACAAGACCATCTGCTTGCAGGAGATCAAGGAAGTGTCGCCACGATTCGATGCGATGCATAACAATGCCACCCATGGTGATTTCTATGGTTTCCGCAACATGGAGCAGTTGAGTGAGAACCCTGTGGAGATGGACTTTGACATCCTGCGCCGACTGAAACGTGACTATCCTACAAAGGTGGTGGTGGCCAGCATCATGGGACAGACTGAAGAGGAATGGATATCACTGGCCAAGATGGCCGAGGAGGCTGGCTGTGATGCCGTAGAACTGAACTTCTCGTGTCCGCAGATGAAGCACAAGGGCATGGGTAGCGACGTGGGACAGAGTCCTGAACTGGTAAAGACCTATACGGCCTGCGTGAAGCGAAACGTGAAGATTCCCGTTATCCCCAAGATGACGCCCAACATCACCCATATCACAGAACCTGCCGAGGCCTGTCTGCAGGCAGGTGCCGACGCCATCTCGGCCATCAACACCATCAAATCGGTGACGATGGATACTGGTGCAGAGGTGGCTGGTCAGCGCACCATCTCGGGCTATTCAGGACGTGCCGTCCGTCCCATTGCCCTGCGCCATGTGCTGGAACTGGCACAGATGCCAGAGAAGCCCGTATTGAGTGGCATTGGAGGCATAGAGACCTGGCGTGACGCCCTGGAGTTCATCCAACTAGGATGCAGCAATGTTCAGGTGTGTACCGCCGTCATGCAGTATGGCTATCGCATCATCGACGACCTGGTGCTGGGTATGCGTCGTTATCTGGCTAAGCGTGGTCTGAAGTCGCTCGCTCCACTCGTTGGCGAGTCACTGCCACTGTTCCTGAAGCCCGACTCGCTCAATCGCGATACCATCGTATATCCGAAGTTCAACCATGAGTTGTGCGTGGGATGCGGCCGCTGTGAGATGTCGTGCAACGATGGCGGTCACCAGGCCATCGTCTTCGACCATGACAGTCGGCGTCCGCGACTCGTTGGCACCCGCTGCGTGGGCTGCCATCTGTGCCGTCTGGTGTGTCCTGCTGGTGCTATTGGTCAGTCGAAGCGCGTGGCCCTGCGTCCGAAATAG
- a CDS encoding TonB-dependent siderophore receptor: MKHILTSIIMMLCLPAMGQETTLQQTDTTITKTQKLDDVTITSRRAGTRKMGGAVNGVMIQKEELFKAACCNLGESFTTNPSVDVNYSDAATGAKQIKLLGLSGTYVQMLTENLPNFRGAAAPYALDYVPGPWMSGIQVSKGASSVKNGYESITGQIDVEYLKPEADEGITVNVYGNSKSRMDANADASIHLNDKLNTVLLAHYQDDYGHHDENNDGFLDQANVRQWNLQNRWNWKGRNYIFHGGIGLMKEKREGGQTSHTSHLSHLYKIGLETNRYEGYMKHAFILDPAHGTNIAVMGSASMHQLDANYGHKAYNVDEKNAYAQLLFETSFTPQHSLSAGLSLNHDYLNEKGAVIGEKWTATKETTPGIYAQYTYNLNEKVVAMAGLRADHSSRYGTFVTPRFHLKLSPNEVVSLRLSFGKGYRSVHALAENNNLLASGRQLVIDDLKQEEAWNSGLSSSFYIPVFGKTLKLNAEYYHTHFSNQTIIDYDSNPAEIRMSNLDGKSYSNTIQVDATYSVVQGLELTAAWRWNDVKSTYGGELMEKPLTSRYKGLVTASYKTPLGIWQFDATLQLNGGGRMPTPVSDASGAPLWDSHFHGYEQVSAQITRWFRHFSVYIGGENLTGFRQKQSIINAVDPWSSTFDPTMVWGPVHGAMFYAGIRVNIGRMY; encoded by the coding sequence ATGAAACATATTCTGACAAGCATCATCATGATGCTTTGTCTGCCTGCTATGGGACAAGAAACGACGCTCCAGCAGACAGATACCACCATTACGAAAACACAGAAACTGGACGACGTGACTATCACTTCACGCCGAGCCGGCACTCGCAAGATGGGAGGCGCCGTGAATGGTGTGATGATTCAAAAAGAGGAGTTGTTCAAGGCCGCCTGTTGCAACCTTGGCGAGAGCTTCACTACCAACCCATCCGTTGACGTGAACTATAGCGACGCTGCCACTGGCGCCAAGCAAATCAAACTTTTAGGATTGAGTGGCACCTATGTGCAGATGCTCACTGAGAACCTGCCAAACTTCCGCGGAGCGGCTGCGCCCTATGCGCTGGACTATGTGCCTGGTCCTTGGATGAGTGGCATTCAGGTGTCGAAAGGTGCCTCGTCGGTAAAGAACGGCTACGAGAGCATCACAGGACAGATTGATGTGGAGTATCTGAAACCAGAGGCCGACGAGGGCATCACGGTAAACGTCTATGGCAACAGTAAGAGTCGTATGGATGCCAATGCCGATGCAAGCATCCATCTGAACGACAAACTAAATACGGTGCTACTGGCGCACTATCAAGACGACTATGGTCATCACGATGAGAACAACGATGGTTTTCTCGACCAGGCCAACGTGCGTCAATGGAACCTGCAGAACCGCTGGAACTGGAAGGGACGTAACTATATTTTTCATGGTGGCATCGGCCTGATGAAGGAGAAGCGCGAAGGCGGACAGACGTCACACACCTCACATCTTTCACATTTATATAAAATAGGCTTAGAGACCAACCGCTACGAGGGTTATATGAAGCACGCCTTTATCCTCGACCCCGCACACGGAACGAACATTGCCGTGATGGGTAGCGCCTCGATGCATCAGTTGGACGCCAACTATGGTCACAAGGCCTATAACGTGGACGAAAAGAATGCCTATGCACAACTCCTCTTCGAGACATCATTCACGCCTCAGCATAGTCTGTCGGCTGGTCTCTCGCTGAACCACGACTATCTGAATGAGAAGGGAGCAGTGATTGGCGAGAAGTGGACTGCCACAAAAGAAACGACCCCTGGCATCTATGCCCAGTACACCTACAATCTGAACGAAAAAGTTGTGGCGATGGCTGGCTTGAGAGCCGACCATAGTAGTCGCTACGGCACCTTTGTAACACCACGTTTCCACCTGAAGCTATCGCCCAACGAAGTGGTGAGCTTGCGTCTTTCGTTTGGCAAAGGCTATCGTTCTGTACATGCCCTGGCCGAGAACAACAACCTGTTGGCCAGTGGACGCCAGTTGGTCATCGACGACCTGAAGCAAGAAGAGGCTTGGAACTCTGGCCTCAGCAGCTCATTCTATATTCCCGTGTTCGGCAAAACACTGAAGCTGAACGCTGAGTATTATCACACGCACTTTAGCAATCAGACAATCATCGACTACGACAGTAATCCAGCTGAGATTCGCATGAGCAACCTCGACGGCAAATCGTATTCGAACACCATTCAGGTGGATGCCACCTACTCCGTGGTGCAAGGCTTGGAACTGACAGCAGCATGGCGTTGGAATGATGTGAAAAGTACCTATGGCGGTGAGTTGATGGAGAAGCCGCTAACCAGTCGATACAAGGGACTGGTCACTGCCAGCTACAAGACCCCACTTGGCATCTGGCAGTTTGATGCCACCCTTCAGTTGAATGGTGGCGGACGCATGCCGACACCCGTTTCCGACGCTTCGGGGGCTCCCCTCTGGGACAGCCACTTCCACGGCTACGAGCAGGTATCGGCACAAATCACCCGCTGGTTCCGTCATTTCTCCGTCTATATTGGTGGCGAGAACCTCACAGGTTTCCGTCAGAAGCAATCCATCATTAATGCTGTCGATCCTTGGAGCAGCACTTTCGACCCCACCATGGTTTGGGGACCCGTGCATGGGGCCATGTTCTATGCCGGCATACGCGTGAATATAGGAAGAATGTATTAA
- a CDS encoding heavy-metal-associated domain-containing protein, translating into MKKLFIFSAMMLTATVALAKDIKTVVLTTNPEMHCENCEKKIKSNLRFEKGVKAIETDLCTKMVTIKYDADKTNVDNIIKGFKKIKYEAKEVKNAPKKSEGTPVSNKK; encoded by the coding sequence ATGAAGAAGTTATTTATCTTTAGCGCCATGATGTTGACCGCAACGGTTGCACTGGCTAAGGACATCAAGACGGTGGTACTGACCACCAACCCTGAGATGCACTGCGAGAATTGCGAGAAGAAGATCAAGAGTAACCTGCGCTTCGAAAAGGGCGTCAAAGCCATTGAAACCGACCTCTGCACCAAGATGGTCACCATCAAGTATGATGCCGACAAGACCAATGTCGACAACATCATCAAGGGATTCAAAAAGATTAAATACGAGGCAAAGGAGGTGAAGAACGCCCCCAAAAAGAGCGAAGGCACTCCCGTTTCAAACAAGAAATAA
- a CDS encoding ThiF family adenylyltransferase, which yields MAIDSAIFRRSELLLGNEAMDRIAQKRVIIFGVGGVGSWCAESLVRSGIRQLTIVDSDRVCITNINRQLMATTKTVGQVKVDALKERLLSINPKAEITALQQIFSEETAESFELDTYDYIIDAIDSLKDKAALILLACKTKAKFFSSMGAALKLDPTRIKVTEFWKVQGDPLARALRKKFKSQKLFPKRKFQCVYSDELLENRGQNATCGTEQCMCPKAKNGPGDQSLLNHEWCSSKAQINGTLAHITAIFGFMLAGLVVQDATAE from the coding sequence ATGGCAATAGATAGTGCAATATTTCGTAGGAGTGAGTTGCTGCTGGGTAATGAGGCGATGGACCGCATTGCCCAAAAGCGTGTGATTATCTTTGGTGTAGGCGGCGTAGGCTCGTGGTGTGCCGAGAGTCTGGTGCGTAGTGGTATACGCCAGTTGACGATTGTCGACTCCGATCGCGTGTGCATCACCAACATCAATCGTCAGCTGATGGCCACCACCAAGACCGTTGGACAGGTGAAGGTGGATGCTCTGAAGGAGCGCCTGCTCAGCATCAACCCCAAGGCCGAGATTACCGCCCTGCAACAAATCTTCTCGGAAGAAACTGCCGAGAGTTTTGAACTCGATACCTATGATTATATTATCGACGCCATCGACTCGCTGAAAGACAAGGCTGCCCTTATCCTTTTGGCCTGCAAGACAAAGGCTAAGTTCTTTTCGTCGATGGGCGCTGCGTTGAAGCTCGATCCAACGCGCATCAAGGTCACTGAGTTTTGGAAAGTACAAGGCGACCCTCTGGCACGCGCCTTACGAAAGAAGTTCAAGTCACAGAAGCTATTCCCTAAACGCAAGTTCCAGTGCGTCTATAGCGATGAACTGCTGGAGAACCGCGGCCAGAACGCCACCTGTGGCACAGAGCAGTGTATGTGCCCCAAAGCAAAAAATGGTCCAGGCGACCAGAGTCTCCTGAACCATGAGTGGTGTTCTTCGAAAGCCCAGATTAACGGAACCTTAGCTCATATCACAGCCATCTTCGGCTTTATGCTGGCAGGTCTCGTTGTTCAGGACGCAACGGCAGAATAA
- a CDS encoding TonB-dependent receptor, with protein sequence MKHFLITRFLLITIAIVFHHTASATPISGKVADAETGEAIIGATIYNASSKIGVVSDAEGRFRIDVATFPSQLKISYMGYEQKIISVKGDDGDLVVKLKEEDHNLNEVVVVGYGTQKRTQLTGSVVSISQDVLKNNVLPTLDGLLSGSVAGVQVTTSGQPGSGSSIRIRGGNSISANNEPLYVIDGFLYYKESGTLSTGERGTGISGGISPLSLINPADIESIEVLKDVSATAIYGSRGANGVIMVTTKKGRRDKTTIKYGYQLTFGSPSKKLSVLNATEWARYQKQYFYNKGGYTDEQIDALGAGTDWQDAVLRNTVSQSHNVTISGGDDRTRFLLTGNITDQEGIVLNTGFNRSAVRLNIDRKLTEKLSVETALNVSRNKQDGLTTTTGVTFNSSPYQGGITNSLTYALLMPPVVPIYKADGSYNYTNPYEYAYFAMGDIAANPVSDLENSVAQSVSDDVIGNINLNYEFVKGLLGKASLGFDIDNLTQNYFAPHYTALGLANGGTGSIAKRRLETWQTEFTLNYKRQLGSDHFIDALVGYTYQTTNRTQLIGSSSKYTDESLKQNNLSGGSQYAAPVSGESSSNLHSLIGRVNYTLLERYNATATIRADRSSRFSQNHNWGFFPSIGLSWNVNRESFLSNATWLSDLKVRGSVGTVGNQEIGDYLYSTSYTTSTTGGNVHYTKSNAANSKLKWETTVSANIGIDATLWDGLVTLTADFYHKKTNDLLLTVPVDVAKYGVSSQLQNIGNVENKGFELALGVTPFRERQLTWNIQGNLAYNKNEITNLGNHQELNTNNYSILRKGEAVGSFYGLVFDGVVQADEDISKLPTQNGSKPKVGEEKFRDINNDGKVNEYDRVILGHAQPNVTYGLSTSLKYKQLDVFVQFQGTANGHIYNALRRTLESPTDCYNVSSVILDSWTANNPTNDYPAVSDVRPYNYIDSRFVENADYFKLKTLTIGYQVGASLLKPLKIDGIRLYATATNLFTLTGYKGYEPEIQSGVDRGDYPAARCFTLGAEVTF encoded by the coding sequence ATGAAGCATTTTCTGATAACACGTTTTCTCTTAATAACGATAGCCATTGTTTTCCATCATACGGCATCGGCAACCCCCATCTCTGGTAAGGTGGCCGATGCCGAAACGGGTGAGGCTATTATTGGTGCCACCATCTACAATGCCAGCAGCAAAATAGGCGTAGTGTCCGATGCTGAGGGACGTTTCCGAATCGATGTCGCCACTTTCCCCTCGCAGCTCAAGATAAGCTACATGGGATATGAACAGAAGATTATCAGCGTGAAGGGTGATGATGGTGATCTGGTGGTGAAGTTAAAGGAAGAGGACCACAACCTCAACGAGGTCGTTGTTGTGGGTTACGGCACACAGAAGCGCACCCAACTGACGGGTAGCGTGGTCAGCATCAGTCAGGACGTTCTGAAAAACAACGTGTTGCCCACCCTCGACGGACTGCTCAGCGGATCGGTGGCAGGCGTACAGGTGACCACCTCGGGACAGCCTGGCAGTGGTTCCTCTATCCGTATTCGAGGCGGCAACTCTATCAGTGCCAACAACGAGCCCCTCTATGTGATTGACGGCTTCCTTTATTATAAGGAGAGCGGCACACTGAGCACCGGCGAACGTGGCACCGGCATCAGCGGTGGCATCAGTCCACTGAGTCTTATCAACCCCGCCGACATCGAGTCGATTGAGGTTCTCAAGGACGTATCGGCTACGGCTATCTATGGCTCACGCGGTGCTAATGGTGTGATTATGGTTACGACGAAGAAAGGCCGTCGCGACAAGACCACCATCAAATATGGCTACCAACTGACCTTTGGCAGTCCTTCAAAGAAACTCAGCGTGCTCAACGCCACAGAATGGGCTCGCTATCAAAAGCAATACTTTTATAATAAAGGTGGCTATACCGACGAACAGATTGATGCCCTGGGAGCAGGTACCGACTGGCAGGATGCCGTACTCAGAAACACGGTCAGCCAGTCACACAATGTGACTATCAGCGGCGGTGACGACCGTACACGCTTTCTGCTGACTGGTAACATCACCGACCAGGAAGGCATTGTGCTGAACACAGGGTTCAACCGCTCTGCTGTACGACTGAACATTGATCGTAAACTTACCGAGAAACTCAGCGTTGAGACAGCACTTAACGTGAGTCGTAACAAGCAAGACGGACTCACCACAACCACGGGGGTGACATTCAACTCGTCGCCCTATCAGGGAGGCATCACCAATTCGCTGACCTATGCCTTGCTCATGCCACCTGTGGTGCCTATCTATAAGGCTGATGGCTCGTATAATTACACGAACCCTTATGAATATGCGTATTTTGCTATGGGCGACATTGCCGCCAACCCCGTGTCTGACCTGGAGAACAGTGTGGCACAGTCGGTAAGCGATGATGTGATTGGCAACATCAACCTGAACTATGAGTTTGTTAAGGGACTTCTGGGTAAAGCCAGCCTGGGCTTCGACATCGACAACCTCACGCAGAACTATTTTGCGCCCCACTACACGGCACTGGGACTGGCCAACGGCGGTACGGGCAGCATTGCCAAGCGCCGACTGGAGACCTGGCAGACGGAATTTACGCTGAACTACAAGCGCCAACTGGGCTCAGACCACTTTATCGACGCACTTGTGGGCTATACCTATCAGACCACCAACCGCACACAGCTCATCGGTTCGTCGAGCAAATATACCGATGAGAGTCTGAAGCAGAACAACCTCTCGGGCGGCAGTCAGTATGCAGCTCCCGTGTCGGGCGAAAGTTCTTCGAACCTGCATTCACTGATTGGACGCGTTAACTACACACTGCTTGAACGATATAATGCCACCGCCACGATACGTGCTGACCGTTCGTCGCGTTTCTCGCAAAATCATAACTGGGGCTTCTTCCCTTCTATCGGCCTGTCGTGGAACGTCAACCGCGAATCGTTTCTCAGTAACGCGACGTGGCTCAGCGACCTGAAGGTGCGCGGCTCAGTGGGAACAGTGGGTAACCAGGAGATTGGCGACTATCTGTACTCTACATCCTATACAACGAGCACCACTGGTGGCAATGTGCACTATACCAAGTCGAATGCTGCCAACAGCAAACTGAAATGGGAGACAACCGTATCGGCCAACATCGGTATTGATGCCACGCTTTGGGATGGTCTTGTGACCCTGACAGCCGATTTCTATCACAAGAAGACGAACGACCTGCTGCTCACCGTTCCTGTCGATGTGGCTAAATATGGCGTATCATCGCAACTACAGAACATCGGCAACGTCGAGAACAAAGGTTTTGAACTGGCATTGGGAGTGACACCCTTCAGAGAACGACAGCTCACCTGGAATATCCAAGGTAACCTGGCTTACAACAAAAACGAGATAACGAATCTTGGCAATCATCAGGAACTGAACACCAACAATTACTCCATTCTACGAAAAGGAGAAGCGGTGGGCTCATTCTACGGACTGGTGTTCGACGGCGTGGTGCAGGCAGACGAAGACATCAGTAAACTGCCCACCCAAAACGGCAGCAAGCCCAAGGTGGGTGAAGAGAAATTCCGAGATATCAATAACGACGGCAAGGTGAACGAATACGACCGTGTGATCTTAGGACATGCACAACCGAATGTCACCTACGGCTTGTCAACAAGTCTGAAATACAAGCAACTGGACGTGTTCGTACAGTTTCAGGGAACGGCAAACGGACATATCTATAACGCACTGCGCAGAACATTGGAGAGTCCTACGGACTGCTATAACGTATCGTCGGTTATCCTTGACAGTTGGACGGCCAATAATCCCACCAACGACTATCCCGCTGTCAGCGATGTACGCCCCTACAACTACATAGACAGCCGTTTTGTGGAGAACGCCGACTACTTTAAGCTGAAGACACTGACCATAGGTTATCAAGTGGGCGCATCACTCCTGAAGCCGCTCAAGATAGACGGCATACGACTCTATGCCACAGCCACGAATCTGTTCACTCTGACCGGATACAAAGGCTACGAGCCCGAGATACAAAGTGGTGTGGACCGTGGCGACTATCCCGCCGCACGCTGTTTTACATTGGGTGCAGAGGTTACCTTCTGA